In Eupeodes corollae chromosome 3, idEupCoro1.1, whole genome shotgun sequence, a single genomic region encodes these proteins:
- the LOC129952545 gene encoding elongation of very long chain fatty acids protein 1-like encodes MASGAVIEHLSNESEFDATNEFPTKTATPMVIILAIYLLTILKLGPSFMKSRPAFQLKSYIVVYNILQVLSCVYLVHRILFSKLPTLVFWKCPDIPRGTAEDKDFLHVSYFAFWLKVSELSETLVFVLRKKQRQVSFLHVFHHCATLFLVFQLPRSYRGGAALYPLFLNCNVHIIMYSYYLMAAILPDYIVAKLTPIKKSITTIQMIQFALILLQVAITLSRGCKIPPTMTSVYSLIIIAFFYMFYDFYRNNYSMKKSKE; translated from the exons atggcatCGGGAGCTGTAATTGAACACTTATCAAATGAAAGtg AATTCGATGCCACCAATGAATTTCCAACGAAAACAGCAACCCCAATGGTGATAATCCTGGCTATATATCTGCtaactattttaaaacttgGACCAAG CTTTATGAAATCAAGACCTGCATTCCAACTTAAATCCTACATCGTAGTTTATAATATTCTTCAGGTACTTTCTTGTGTCTATCTGGTTCATAGG attttgttttcgaaactcCCAACTCTAGTATTTTGGAAATGTCCTGATATTCCACGTGGGACTGCTGAGGATAAGGACTTTCTGCACGTCAGTTATTTTGCATTTTGGTTGAAAGTCAGTGAACTTAGTGAAacgcttgtttttgttttgcgaaAGAAACAACGACAAGTTTCATTTTTGCATGTTTTCCATCATTGTGCTACACTGTTTTTGGTTTTCCAACTTCCCAGATCCTACAGGG GTGGTGCAGCTCTTTATCCACTCTTTCTAAATTGCAACGTTCACATTATTAtgtatagttattatttaatgGCTGCAATTCTTCCAGATTATATTGTTGCCAAATTAACTccaatcaaaaaatcaattacaaCAATTCAAATGATTCAATTTGCATTGATACTTTTGCAAGTTGCTATAACATTGAGTAGGGGTTGTAAAATTCCACCCACTATGACGTCAGTTTATAGTCTTATAATAATTGCATTTTTCTATATGTTCTATGATTTCTATAGAAATAATTATTCTATGAAGAAGTCAAAGGAGTAA
- the LOC129951883 gene encoding elongation of very long chain fatty acids protein 1-like — translation MASEAAIDLLGNKTEMEEEFAINSPIPMIVILASYLLIILKIGPEIMKSRPAFQLKSYIVIYNILQVLCCIYLVYKIVVINLPTLTFWKCAYFQPGSIEEKDFNHISYFTFWLKASELSETIVFVLRKKQRQVSFLHVFHHCSTLFLVYQLSRNYKGSSALYSLFLNCNVHIFMYCYYLMAAVLPDKIVSKLTPVKKAITTIQMIQFALILLQVVVSLSKGCKVPPVVLSIYVLIISAFFYMFYDFYKKNYSSREPSTTKKSEKLN, via the exons ATGGCATCCGAAGCTGCAATTGATCTTTTAGGGAATAAAACGG AAATGGAAGAAGAATTTGCAATTAATTCACCAATTCCGATGATAGTAATCCTCGCGTCATATCtgcttattattttgaaaattggacctGA AATAATGAAGTCAAGGCCAGCATTCCAACTCAAGTCCTACATTGTGATTTACAATATTCTTCAAGTACTTTGTTGTATCTATTTAGTTTATAAG ATTGTTGTTATCAATCTTCCCACTCTGACATTCTGGAAATGTGCTTACTTTCAACCTGGAAGTATTGAGGAAAAAGACTTTAATCACATAAgttattttacattttggttGAAAGCCAGTGAATTAAgtgaaacaattgttttcgtatTGCGAAAGAAACAGCGACAAGTCTCATTTTTACAtgttttccatcattgttcTACATTATTTCTGGTTTATCAGCTTTCAAGAAATTATAAAG GTAGTTCAGCTCTTTATTCACTCTTTCTCAATTGCAATGTCCACATTTTTATGTATTGTTACTATTTAATGGCTGCCGTTCTTCCTGATAAAATTGTTTCCAAGTTGACTCCGGTTAAAAAAGCAATCACCACAATACAAATGATCCAATTTGCTCTGATACTTCTACAAGTTGTTGTATCTTTGAGTAAAGGTTGTAAAGTTCCACCAGTTGTCTTGTCAATTTATGTTCTTATTATAAGTGCCTTTTTCTATATGTTTTATGATTtctataaaaagaattattcaTCGAGAGAACCTTCAACTACTAAAAAATcagagaaattaaattaa
- the LOC129952540 gene encoding elongation of very long chain fatty acids protein 4-like — protein MSLMNNFLDVFSATSEVRVNDRFGVSSYIPMLIIIVSYLLIVLKIGPSFMKNREPYQLKAFIIVYNIFQVFSCYYISYKAFNSTIPIFQFWKCIPIVPKTDWDRVFNHLGILTFWLKASELSETVVFVLRKKQRQVSFLHLFHHTTMLFLTYQVIKYYKVNQAFFALVLNCNVHVIMYTYYLLAAILPSKILSKVKLLKKFITMIQMIQFSFILIQVFTSLVTKCNVPKQVLISYMVIVSAFFYMFYDFYKKTYNAKRRQSIEGLKK, from the exons ATGTCGCTGATGAATAATTTTTTGGATGTATTTTCGGCAACAAgtg AAGTCAGAGTAAATGATCGATTTGGAGTATCTTCCTACATTCCGATGCTGATCATCATTGTATCCTATCTTTTAATcgtattgaaaattggaccaag TTTCATGAAAAACAGAGAACCTTACCAATTAAAGGCTTTTATTATTGTCTACAATATTTTCCAAGTTTTTTCGTgttattatatttcttataag gCTTTTAATTCAACCATTCCAATATTTCAATTCTGGAAATGTATTCCTATTGTACCAAAAACTGATTGGGACCGAGTTTTCAATCATCTtggcattttgacattttggctCAAAGCATCAGAATTAAGCGAAACTGTAGTATTTGTATTGCGAAAGAAACAACGACAAGTATCGTTTTTGCACTTGTTTCATCATACAACAATGTTGTTTTTGACTTATCAGGTTATCAAATATTATAAgg tCAATCAAGCATTCTTCGCTTTGGTTCTCAACTGTAACGTCCATGTTATTATGTATACGTACTATCTTCTAGCAGCTATTCTCCCTTCGAAAATCCTATCGAAAGTTAAGTTATTGAAGAAGTTCATAACAATGATTCAAATGATTCaattctcttttattttaattcaagttttcaCTTCATTAGTCACGAAATGTAATGTCCCGAAGCAAGTACTTATAAGTTATATGGTTATTGTTAGTGCATTTTTCTATATGTtctatgatttttataaaaagacttACAATGCTAAAAGACGGCAATCTATTGAGGGTTTGAAGAAATAA
- the LOC129952539 gene encoding elongation of very long chain fatty acids protein 1-like, translating to MASEAIIDLLGNKTEIEITMEEEFAINSPTPMIVILASYLLIILKIGPEIMKSRPAFQLKSYIVIYNILQVLCCIYLVHKVVVINLPTLTFWECAYFQPGSIEEKDFNHISYFTFWLKVSELSETIVFVLRKKQRQVSFLHVFHHCATLFLVYQLSRTYKGNSALYPLFLNCNVHIIMYCYYLMAAVLPDKIVSKLTPVKKAITTIQMVQFALILLQVVVALSKGCKVPPVILSIYVLIIIAFFYMFYDFYKKNYSSREPLTTKKSEKLI from the exons atggcATCCGAAGCTATAATTGATCTTTTAGGGAATAAAACGG AAATTGAAATCACAATGGAAGAAGAATTTGCAATTAATTCACCAACTCCGATGATAGTAATCCTGGCTTCATATctgctaataattttgaaaattggacctga AATAATGAAGTCAAGACCGGCATTCCAACTCAAGTCCTACATTGTGATTTACAATATTCTTCAAGTGCTTTGTTGTATCTATTTAGTTCATAAG GTTGTTGTTATTAATCTCCCAACTTTAACATTTTGGGAATGTGCTTACTTTCAACCTGGAAGTATTGAGGAAAAAGACTTTAATCACATAAgttattttacattttggttAAAAGTCAGTGAACTAAGTGAAACCATAGTTTTTGTATTGCGAAAAAAACAGCGACAAGTCTCATTTTTACACGTTTTCCATCATTGTGCTACATTGTTTCTGGTTTATCAACTTTCAAGAACTTATAAAGGCAA TTCAGCTCTGTATCCACTTTTCCTCAATTGCAACGTCCACATTATTATGTATTGTTACTATTTAATGGCTGCCGTTCTTCCCGATAAAATTGTTTCCAAGTTGACTCCGGTTAAAAAAGCAATCACCACAATACAAATGGTCCAATTTGCTCTGATACTTCTACAAGTTGTTGTAGCTCTAAGTAAAGGTTGTAAAGTTCCACCAGTTATCTTGTCAATTTATGTTCTAATTATAATTGCATTTTTCTATATGTTTTATGATTtctataaaaagaattattcaTCGAGAGAACCTTTAACTACTAAAAAATcagagaaattaatttaa